Proteins encoded together in one Microplitis mediator isolate UGA2020A chromosome 7, iyMicMedi2.1, whole genome shotgun sequence window:
- the LOC130671178 gene encoding uncharacterized protein LOC130671178 translates to MSVMKTPKINVLTTELIAALDRTNVSSRNALFIITAVLSSVGIKVKETTLSYRTIQRARMIVRKDIAVGLKNDFKSHDKYVIHWDGKLLQDIVGSKTVDPLSVLLTAFGVEQLLGVPKMDSRSAENQTAAILRTLDEWSLSRYVKAMCFDTTAVNTGIHSGTCVKIEKALGRDLIYLPCRHHIYELILRNAFEVYWPTSSGPNVPIFGRFKKMWDKIDKTNYKAGIEDPKVANIVLSKKN, encoded by the exons ATGTCGGTAATGAAAACACcgaaaattaatgttttaacTACAGAACTCATTGCTGCACTTGACAGAACTAATGTCAGTAGTAGAAATGCACTGTTTATTATAACTGCTGTTCTGTCAAGTGTTGGCATCAAAGTGAAAGAGACAACTCTGAGTTATAGAACAATTCAACGTGCTCGCATGATAGTACGAAAAGACATTGCTGTAGgattgaaaaatgattttaaatcacACGATAAGTACGTCATACACTGGGATGGAAAATTACTGCAGGATATTGTTGGATCAAAAACCGTAGATCCGCTGTCAGTTCTCCTTACGGCATTTGGCGTTGAACAATTACTAGGAGTCCCAAAAATGGACTCTAGATCAGCAGAGAATCAAACAGCAGCTATTTTGAGGACTTTGGATGAATGGAGTCTTAGTCGCTATGTAAAGGCTATGTGCTTTGACACAACTGCTGTGAACAcgg GAATTCATAGCGGAACATgtgtaaaaattgaaaaagctCTAGGGAGAGATTTAATTTACTTGCCATGTCGCCATCATATTTATGAGCTCATTCTGAGAAATGCATTTGAAGTTTATTGGCCAACATCATCAGGACCCAACGTACCAATATTTGGcagattcaaaaaaatgtgGGACAAAATTGATAAGACCAATTATAAAGCTGGTATTGAAGATCCAAAAGTCGCTAATATtgttttgagtaaaaaaaattaa